The nucleotide window GTGTAGCGGAAGAACCCCATGTTCTCGAGGTTCTGCCCCAGCGTGGCGGCCGCATGCGGATTGTGCGCCACGTCGAGGATCACGGCGGGACGGCCCGGCAGCACCTGGAACCGGCCCGGCAGCTCGACGAAGGCCAGGCCGTTGCGCACTTCCTGCGCGCTTACCGGCAGGCGCTCGCGCAGCGCCTGCAGCGCCGCCAGCGCAGCCGCTGCGTTGAGCAGCTGGTTGGCGCCGCGCAGCGCCGGATAGCCCAGGCCGTTGAGCCTGCGCCCGCCGCCGCTCCAGTCCCATTGCTGGCGCTCCTGGCCCTTGGCGGCCTGGAAATGGTAGTCGCGGCCGACCAGCCACAGTTCGGCGCCGACCGCTTCGGCGTGCGCCACCAATGACTTGGGCGGCACCGGATCGCCGCAGATCGCGGGCACGCCCGGACGGAAGATGCCGGCCTTCTCGAAGCCGATCTGCTCGCGGGTGTTGCCCAGGTACTGGGTATGGTCGATGTCGACGCTGGTGATGATCGCGCAGTCGGTATCGATCACATTGATCGCGTCGAGGCGGCCGCCCAGGCCGACTTCCAGCACGATCGCATCGAGGCCGGACGCGGCGAAGAAATGGAGGATCGCCAGCGTGGTGAACTCGAAGTAGGTCAGGCTGACCGGGTCGGCAAAGCTGTTGCGCGCGTGCTCGACCGCCTCGAAGTGCGGCAGCAGCTGCGCATCGGTCGCGATCTCGCCGTTCAGCCGCGCCCGCTCGTTGAACGTGATCAGGTGCGGCGAGGTATGGCAGCCCACCTTGTAGCCGGCTTCCAGCAGGATGCGCTCGAGCATGGCGCAGGTCGAACCCTTGCCGTTGGTGCCGCCCACGGTGAAGACGGCGGCGTCGATGCGCAGCCCGAGGGCTTCCTTCACGCGCGTGATGCGCGTCAGGCCCATGTCGATGCCCACGGGGTGGGCGGTTTCGAGATGGGCAAGCCATTCGGGGAGCGTGTGGAAGACAGGCATTTCGGTGTGCGAGGAAAGCGTTTGCTACCAGATTCGGGCACGCGCGCGCAAAGTCAAGGGCGCGGCGCCGCAGGCATCCAGAAAAGGCGAAAGGCGCGTCAACCACCCGCGCCTTCGGTACCGCGATACTTGCGGCGTTATGCCACCGCGTCGGCGGGCTGCTTCTGCAGCAGCGCCAGCAGCTGCGCCAGTTCGGCGCGCATCTTGCGGCGGTCGACGATCATGTCGATGGCGCCCTTGGTCAGCAGGAATTCCGAGCGCTGGAAGCCTTCCGGCAGCTTCTCGCGCACGGTCTGCTCGATCACGCGCGGGCCGGCAAAGCCGATCAGCGCCTTGGGCTCGGCGATCACCACGTCGCCCAGGAAGGCGAAGCTGGCCGACACGCCGCCCATGGTCGGGTCGGTCAGCACGCTGATGAACGGCAGCCTGGCCGCGCTCAGCTGGTTCAGCATCGCCGTGGTCTTGGCCATCTGCAGCAGCGACAGCAGGCTTTCCTGCATGCGCGCGCCGCCGGTGGCGGTAAAGCAGATGAACGGCACCTTCTGCTCCAGCGCGGCCTGCGCGCCGCGCACGAAGCGCTCGCCCACCACCGAGCCCATCGAGCCGCCCATGAACTCGAACTCGAAGCAGCTCGCCACCACCGGGATGGTATGGATGGCACCGCCCATCACCACCATGGCATCGGTCTCGCCGGTGTCTTCCATGGCGGCCTTGATGCGGTCCGGGTACTTCTTCGAATCCTTGAACTTGAGCGCGTCGACCGGCACGATCTCCTGGCCGATCTCATAGCGGCCTTCGGCGTCGAGCAGTGCGTCCAGGCGCGCCCGCGCGCGGATGCGCATATGGTGGTCGCACTTGGGGCAGACGTGCAGGTTGGCCTCGACGTCGGTCCGGTACAGGGTGGACTCGCACGACGGGCACTTGACCCACAACCCCTCGGGGATGCCCTTGCGGGTGCTGGGGTCGGTCTGTTGAATCTTGGGGGGCAGGAGTTTATCCAACCAGCTCATGAAAGCTCCTTTCGGATGACTGCGCTGCGCCGGCAGGCCCGCGGTCGGGGCGCCGGTTGGCCGAAGGCAGGGAATCAGCCCGCGAATTTACCATGCCGGCCCGGTCAGGTCGAAGCGCAACGCGTGAATTGCGCACGATAATGCACCTCTCGCATCGACCAAAGCCGGCAATGAATCACTTCAGGCGTCCAGCGCCTGTCGAATTTCGGCGATGAACGATTGCAGCGCTGCGACAGCCTGCTCGCGCGGCGTGTCTTCCAGCAGCTGCACCAGGCGGCTGCCGATCACCACGGCATCGGCCACGCTGCCGATCGCGCGCGCGGTCTGCGCGTCGCGGATGCCGAAGCCCACCCCGACCGGCAGGTTGGCGTGCTGCTTGATCAGCGGCAGCCGCGCCGCCACGCTGTCCAGGTCGATCGATGCGGAGCCGGTCACGCCCTTGAGCGAGACATAGTAAAGATAGCCGCTGGCGACCCTGGCCACCGCCTCGATGCGTGCATCGGTCGAGGTCGGCGCCAGCAGGAAGATCGGGTCCATGCCGTGGTCGCGCATCAGCCCGGCGAACGACTCGCACTCCTCGGGCGGATAGTCGACCACCAGCACGCCGTCGACGCCGGCGGCGCTGGCCGCCTTGGCGAAGGCCGCTTCGCCCATGCGCTCGATCGGGTTGGCATAGCCCATCAGCACGACCGGGGTGTCGGCGTTGGTCTGGCGGAATTCGCGCACCCACTGCAGCACCTGCGTGAGCGACACGCCCTGCGCCAGCGCGCGCTCGGAGGCGCGCTGGATCACCGGGCCGTCGGCCATCGGATCGGAGAACGGCACGCCCAGCTCGATCACGTCGGCGCCGCCCGCCACCAGCGCGTGCATCAGCGCCACGGTCAGGCCGGGCTCGGGATCGCCGGCGGTGATGAACGGAATCAGGCCCTTCTTCTGCTGCGCGGCCAGCGCCGCGAACGTCTTCTGGATACGGGACATATCAGGGAATCAGGTGAGGCCGCGGCGCCGGCGAGGCGTCGTCGTTGGCGGCGGCCAGGGTTGGGGCGGCGTCGGGCTCGATGGCGGGCATGGCTTGCGCAGCCGCGGCCACGCGCCCGCACGCCACCTGCACGTACTCCGGGTTGATCTCGTAGCCCACGAAGCGGCGGCCGTGGCGCAGGCACGCCACCGCGGTGGTGCCGCTGCCGGCGAACGGGTCCAGCACCAGGCCGCCCGGCGGGCAGCTCGACAGCACCATGCGCTCGACGATCTCCAGCGGCTTCTGCGTCGGGTGGTTGGCGCGTTCCGGGTCCTGGCGGTGGATGCGCGAGACGCTCCACAGGTCCTTCGGGTTGTAGCCCACCTCCAGCCACTTCTTGCCTTCGAAACGCGGGCGGCTGCGCGCCTTCTTGGTCTCGGCGTCGTAGGGAATGCGCACCGGATCGAGATCGAAGTAGTAGTCGCGCGCCCGCGCGAAGAAGCCGATGTTGTCGTGCACCGACGAGAACTTGCGCGTGGTGCCGCCCATGCTGGGCACGCGGCGGTCCCAGATGATCTCGTTGATCATGGTGAGGCGCCGCTTCAGCATCACGAACAGCTCGGGCGAGTACTGCCAGGTGCAGAACAGGTAGAGCGTGCCCTTGGGTGCGAGCTTGGGCACGACCGCATCCATCCAGCGCTCGGACCAGTCCAGGTATTCCTGGCCCGACAGCAGGTCGGAATCGTTGCCGTAGTCCTTGCCCAGCCCGTACGGGGGGTCGGCGACGATCAGGTCGACCGAGCCGTCCGGCAGGCGCGCAATGCCCTCGAACATGTCTTCCTGGAACAGGCGCAGCTGGGCGGAGTCGGGCGCACCGGACGCGTCCGGTGCGCCCGCGCCGCCCACGGCAAGTCCGGTCGGAGGCAGCGCGCGCATCAGAGCTTGAGCCCCGCGCGCTCGGCCACGGTGTGCATGTCCTTGTCGCCGCGGCCGGACAGGTTCACCAGCAGCAGCTTGTCTTTCGGCAAGGTCGGCGCCAGCTTGCAGGCATAGGCGATGGCGTGGCTCGATTCCAGCGCCGGGATGATGCCCTCGATGCGGCAGCAGTCGTGGAAGGCCTTGAGCGCTTCTTCGTCCGTGACCGGCACGTATTGCGCGCGGCCGCTGTCCTTGAGCCAGGCATGCTCGGGGCCGACGCCCGGGTAGTCCAGGCCGGCCGAGACCGAATGCGTCTCGATGATCTGCCCGTTGTCGTCCTGCAGCAGGTAGGTGCGGTTGCCGTGCAGCACGCCCGGCGTGCCGCCGGTCAGCGAGGCCGCGTGGCGGCCGGTGTCGAGGCCGTCGCCGGCGGCTTCGACGCCGATCAGCTGCACGTCCGCATGCTCGATGTACGGGTAGAAGATGCCCATGGCATTGGAGCCGCCGCCGACGCAGGCGATCACCGCATCCGGCTGGCGCCCGGTCATCTCGGGCATCTGCACCTTGGCTTCCTCGCCGATCACGCACTGGAAGTCGCGCACCATCATCGGGTACGGGTGCGGTCCGGCCACGGTGCCGATGATGTAGAAGGTGTTCTCGACGTTGGTGACCCAGTCGCGCATGGCTTCGTTGAGCGCGTCCTTGAGCGTGCGCGAGCCGCTTTCCACCGGCACCACGGTCGCGCCCAGCAGCTTCATGCGGTAGACGTTGGCGGCCTGGCGCCTGACGTCCTCGGCGCCCATGTAGACCACGCACTCCATGCCGAAGCGCGCGGCGATGGTGGCGGTGGCCACGCCATGCTGCCCCGCGCCGGTCTCGGCGATCACGCGCGGCTTGCCCATGCGCCTGGCCAGCAGCGCCTGGCCGATCACGTTGTTGATCTTGTGCGCGCCGGTGTGGTTCAGGTCCTCGCGCTTGAAGTAGATCTGCGCGCCGCCGAGCGTCTCGCTCCAGCGCTGCGCGTGATAGATCGGCGACGGGCGGCCGACAAAGTGCTTCAGTTCGCGGCGGTATTCGGCATCGAACTCCGGGTCCTTCTGGTAGTGCGCATAGGCCTCGCGCAGCTCATCGAGCGCGTGCACCAGCGTTTCGGACACGAAGGTGCCGCCATAGGGGC belongs to Cupriavidus taiwanensis and includes:
- the folC gene encoding bifunctional tetrahydrofolate synthase/dihydrofolate synthase is translated as MPVFHTLPEWLAHLETAHPVGIDMGLTRITRVKEALGLRIDAAVFTVGGTNGKGSTCAMLERILLEAGYKVGCHTSPHLITFNERARLNGEIATDAQLLPHFEAVEHARNSFADPVSLTYFEFTTLAILHFFAASGLDAIVLEVGLGGRLDAINVIDTDCAIITSVDIDHTQYLGNTREQIGFEKAGIFRPGVPAICGDPVPPKSLVAHAEAVGAELWLVGRDYHFQAAKGQERQQWDWSGGGRRLNGLGYPALRGANQLLNAAAALAALQALRERLPVSAQEVRNGLAFVELPGRFQVLPGRPAVILDVAHNPHAAATLGQNLENMGFFRYTYAVFGAMQDKDIAGVLQHVADKVDHWCLCDLPTERAASAAELLAKLEAGGFRPGPDATAACFSSPEAAFRDAIERATENDRILVFGSFYTVAGVMAYRATQAN
- the accD gene encoding acetyl-CoA carboxylase, carboxyltransferase subunit beta, with translation MSWLDKLLPPKIQQTDPSTRKGIPEGLWVKCPSCESTLYRTDVEANLHVCPKCDHHMRIRARARLDALLDAEGRYEIGQEIVPVDALKFKDSKKYPDRIKAAMEDTGETDAMVVMGGAIHTIPVVASCFEFEFMGGSMGSVVGERFVRGAQAALEQKVPFICFTATGGARMQESLLSLLQMAKTTAMLNQLSAARLPFISVLTDPTMGGVSASFAFLGDVVIAEPKALIGFAGPRVIEQTVREKLPEGFQRSEFLLTKGAIDMIVDRRKMRAELAQLLALLQKQPADAVA
- the trpA gene encoding tryptophan synthase subunit alpha, which gives rise to MSRIQKTFAALAAQQKKGLIPFITAGDPEPGLTVALMHALVAGGADVIELGVPFSDPMADGPVIQRASERALAQGVSLTQVLQWVREFRQTNADTPVVLMGYANPIERMGEAAFAKAASAAGVDGVLVVDYPPEECESFAGLMRDHGMDPIFLLAPTSTDARIEAVARVASGYLYYVSLKGVTGSASIDLDSVAARLPLIKQHANLPVGVGFGIRDAQTARAIGSVADAVVIGSRLVQLLEDTPREQAVAALQSFIAEIRQALDA
- a CDS encoding DNA-methyltransferase produces the protein MRALPPTGLAVGGAGAPDASGAPDSAQLRLFQEDMFEGIARLPDGSVDLIVADPPYGLGKDYGNDSDLLSGQEYLDWSERWMDAVVPKLAPKGTLYLFCTWQYSPELFVMLKRRLTMINEIIWDRRVPSMGGTTRKFSSVHDNIGFFARARDYYFDLDPVRIPYDAETKKARSRPRFEGKKWLEVGYNPKDLWSVSRIHRQDPERANHPTQKPLEIVERMVLSSCPPGGLVLDPFAGSGTTAVACLRHGRRFVGYEINPEYVQVACGRVAAAAQAMPAIEPDAAPTLAAANDDASPAPRPHLIP
- the trpB gene encoding tryptophan synthase subunit beta — translated: MYDLPDSRGHFGPYGGTFVSETLVHALDELREAYAHYQKDPEFDAEYRRELKHFVGRPSPIYHAQRWSETLGGAQIYFKREDLNHTGAHKINNVIGQALLARRMGKPRVIAETGAGQHGVATATIAARFGMECVVYMGAEDVRRQAANVYRMKLLGATVVPVESGSRTLKDALNEAMRDWVTNVENTFYIIGTVAGPHPYPMMVRDFQCVIGEEAKVQMPEMTGRQPDAVIACVGGGSNAMGIFYPYIEHADVQLIGVEAAGDGLDTGRHAASLTGGTPGVLHGNRTYLLQDDNGQIIETHSVSAGLDYPGVGPEHAWLKDSGRAQYVPVTDEEALKAFHDCCRIEGIIPALESSHAIAYACKLAPTLPKDKLLLVNLSGRGDKDMHTVAERAGLKL